AGGGAAAGGGGGACCTCCTCCTCAGTTCATCACTTCCCTGGCTCCAGCCACCAGGGGGAGGGGCCGAGGCCAGTGGGAATGAGGTGGGTGGTGGTTAGGAGGGGCATTTTAGCTCGGGTTTTGCAAACGAACCAGTATCTGTTTGCTTACTGagatactgaaaataattttggtgCCTATGAGAAGGCTAAAGAGGGTGTTCAGGGCAAGATGTAGCAAGAGCATTTAGTTTTCCTAGAAGTAGTAGGGGGTTGGGATGTGTGGATCTCCACGTGTGGATTTGTTTGGGAATGGATGTATGTGTGAGTGAAGATTTTCAGGGTCTAAGTTGGCGAGTCAGGTGGCTTGAAGAAGAGCAAAGGGTCCTTGTTTTAATCAGCAAGGTAAGGAAGAGCTTAAGTTCTAAGAAGATCCAGAAGATGGAAAGTAGGTATTCAGAGGCTAGGTATGTTGGAAAAATGAGAAGAGATTCTGTGCTGGGGAAGGGGCTGTAGATGCTATGCTGACCTATTCCTCCTTCCATTTCCTGTTGTTTTACCTCCTGCTCCCACTCTCTCTTTTGTCCCCTGCCCATCAACAGAAGGTGCTGGGGCTGCTGCTGGCACATTCAGCAGATGTGAATGCCCGGGACAAGCTGTGGCAGACACCACTGCATGTGGCTGCTGCCAACCGGGCCACCAAGTGTGCTGAGGCTCTGGCACCCCTGTTGAGCAGCCTCAACGTGGCTGACAGGAGCGGGCGCAGTGCTCTGCACCATGCAGTGCATAGTGGGCATCTTGAGGTGAGGACTGTTCCCAtccaggcccagctggggctTTCCCTTTTCTTACCTTCCTACTCACGTTTCCCTGCTTCTGGGCCCTCAAGCTTGAAGGAGAAGCAGCCCGGATGGTTATATAAACACTTAAGCTGAAGCACTAAATGAATGGTCAGACTAGATTAAAATTCTTAACTTGGACTTCGGGAGGTTGATAAAACCTTGGATTTTGCgtggaaaatatttgcatacacGCCTTTCTGAAGAGAGTCCATGTCTTTCAGCACATTTGCAAAGACTTACAAGAGTTTAAGAAccggccgggcacggcggctcacgcctgtaatcccagcactttgggaggcgaaggcgggtggatcatgagatcaggagatcgagatcatcctggctaacatgatgaaaccctgtctctactaaaaatacaaaaaattagccggatgtggtggcggccgcctgtagtcccagctactcgggacgctgaggcaggagaatggcgtgaacccgggaggcagagcttgcaatgagccgaaatcatgccactgaactccagcctgggtaacagagcgagactctgtctcaaaaaaaaaaaaaaaaaaaagagtttaagaaCCACCAGATCACCTGAAGAGACTCCCTTGTTTCCCTTAAAGTTCCAAATCTCTCCAGTATCTCCTCCTTAGTGCCTGCTTCTGCTGTTCCCTCGAGTCCTCCAGGTTGTTTTGCTCACGGAAAAAGGCATTAGGCTGCCTCAGCCTTTTCAGGAGATGAGGCCTCTGCTCTTAGGTAGGTTGAGGGCACGAATCTGGCTCTGAACAGGTGTCTTTCATATCCTGACACAGACGGTGAACCTGCTCCTCAACAAGGGAGCCAGCCTGAATGTCTGTGACAAAAAGGAGCGGCAGCCTCTGCATTGGGCAGCTTTTCTAGGTGAGAGAGAATACACGGGAAAATCAGAAATTTGACATTTAGGATTCCTAGGGCAGGGATGTGGGGTTGCAGCCTTTGAAGAGAGGAGTGTAGGGTCTTAGAGTTTGCCTTCTACTTCCTTTAGAgtgtcttctcttttctcagGGCACTTGGAGGTCCTAAAACTGCTGGTGGCACGGGGAGCAGACCTCGGCTGCAAGGACCGCAAGGGCTATGGGCTGCTCCATACAGCTGCTGCCAGTGGCCAGATTGAAGTGGTGAAGTACCTGCTTCGGATGGGAGCGGAGGTCAGGGCTTTGAGCTCTGGGGTTGGGAACTATGGGCAGCAAGTAGGAGATTATAGTCTGTTACGGAGATATGAGGTATTGGGATGTTGGTATAGTTTTGGGAAGTTGGAAGGACGTGGTAGAGAGGGTCTGAATAATGCTTACCTTAACCATAGTGCCCTTAGTACCTTAGTACCTTGGGTCATAAACCCGAGAGGAAATGAGGCAGTCGTTGGATTTCTGGGATCTGGAGGCTACATGTGCTGGCTTCTACTTTGTTTAAactgataccaccttactctcaCCCCTGAATATCCAGATCGATGAGCCCAACGCTTTTGGAAACACAGCTTTGCACATCGCCTGCTACCTGGGCCAGGATGCTGTGGCTATTGAGCTGGTGAATGCCGGAGCCAATGTCAACCAGCCGAATGACAAGGGCTTCACGCCACTGCATGTGGCTGCAGTCTCCACCAATGGCGCTCTCTGCTTGGAGCTACTGGTTAATAATGGGGCTGACGTCAACTACCAGGTGCCTGAAGGGATAAGGCTTAGACCAGTGGGGAGCGAAACTTGGATCTAGGGGTCCTGACTGTATCTGGATAGCTCTCTTGGGGAATTATCCACTTGCTTCCTAGGGTAATCAGACCTTGCCAGGGACTCAGGAAAGAGTGAGCTAAGAAGGTGCCATATGACCCTTTTGTCCTTAGAGATATGTCCTTGGAAGGGAGGTAGGGCATTCTCTGTGCTTTgcactggaaaaaaaacaaaaacaaaaacccaccatGTTTCCACAGAGCAAAGAAGGGAAAAGTCCTCTGCACATGGCTGCAATCCATGGCCGTTTCACACGCTCCCAGATCCTCATCCAGAATGGTATGGACCTGGGAGACTTTGTGCTctcatcccctcctcccccaagGAACTCATTTCTAGAATCTAGGGAGGTTCCTAacttccttctcctgccctcttcCAGTAGGATAGGCCCTTGGAACTCTGACCAAGGGACCTGTGGAAATggccctgctctgccctgcccAGTCTCCTAAGGCCTAGAAACAGGATAAAACATGTAGAATCCTGGGCCTGACACCTGATGcatacatagtaggcactcaaatcATGGCTAGCTCGCGAAAGTGGTCTTAAGCCTGAGGTCTGCCTGAgcttgtgtgtgtgcatcccCTCACAGGCAGCGAGATTGATTGTGCCGACAAATTTGGGAACACGCCACTGCATGTGGCTGCTCGATATGGACACGAGCTGCTCATCAGCACCCTCATGACCAATGGCGCAGATACCGCCCGGTGAGTCAGGGCCCCGAATCCACTTCTGGGCTGCCCAGATCTGCACAGACTGCTCACATCAACCATGGAGGCACAGATAAGCTTGCCAAAGGGCACCTTGGAGAACCTCCTACCCTGACTCTAGGGTGGTGGTAGGTCACAGAAGAGGTCTTACTTGGTCCCTCCTTGACCCAAGGACTGAGTCCCTCAACTTCTCTCTAGGCGTGGCATCCATGACATGTTCCCCCTGCACTTAGCTGTTCTCTTTGGATTCTCTGACTGTTGTCGTAAGCTTCTTTCCTCAGGTATGTGCTGATGGGCTGGGGATTGGCAGGTGTATAGGAGAGCAAAGGCCTTTCCCTCCCTGCTGAACACTCTCAGATGTGACCTGTGGCTGTTCTGTGCCTCCAGGTCAGTTGTACAGCATTGTGTCTTCACTCAGCAATGAGCATGTGCTTTCAGCTGGGTTTGACATCAATACACCTGACAACCTTGGCCGTACCTGTCTTCATGCTGCTGCTTCCGGAGGGtgagttctctttctctctcccatgCTTTGAGCAGGGAGCTGGGCAAAGGTCTGGGCCCCTCATTCTTGCCTGCCCAGATCTATTCCCCCTCTCACAATGAAAGCAGTCACAGCAGAAAGGGCTTGCTAGTTCCATCCTTCCTTAGCCCCACCCTGGGCCTGTGGCTTCCCTTTGAGGCTGTAACTCTCTTAACACATCTTTCTTTTAGGAATGTTGAATGTCTTAATTTGCTGTTGAGCAGTGGAGCTGACTTGAGGAGGAGGGACAAATTTGGCAGGTATGCTAATATGCAGGGGTAAACATAGGGAATATCTGATTAGAGAAACAAATGGTAGAGGGAGGAAGGGTTGAGATTGGAGAGTTAAATAAGGAGAATGTTACAAAGCAGCATTTGGCTGCACATCTGATTGCATTCGTATCTGTCTCTGATTCTCTTCCCCACCCTCCTTCACTTCTTCCCCAGGACCCCACTGCACTATGCAGCTGCTAACGGTAGCTACCAGTGTGCAGTAACATTGGTGACTGCTGGGGCAGGTGTCAACGAGGCCGACTGTAAAGGCTGCTCTCCCCTCCACTACGCTGCCGCTTCCGACACTTACAGGAGGTGAGGCTACCAGTCTGGTCCTTCTCAGCCCCATTCACCTCCCTGAGCCTGGCCCTAACTTTCTCTCTTCCCCAGAGCGGAACCCCATACACCTTCCAGCCATGATGCCGAAGAGGACGAGCCACTGAAGGAGTCCCGCAGGAAGGAGGCCTTCTTGTGAGTAGCAGAGAGGGCCCCTAGGATGTGCTTTCCCCAACCCATGCAAGCTCTGGCCCTACTGTCCTCCTACCTAATCTGAACCTCTACCCTATACTGCTGCTGTCCTGCCGGTCAGCCAGCAGTGTGTCTTGAGCCCTCTGGGTGTAGTCCATAGTGGGCAAAGACAAAAGTATGAGATTGAAGCTCAGGAGCTTCAGGGGGagtaaaaaaacccaaaagtatGAGACATAGTTCCTTCCCTAaaggaatggatttttttttttttttttttttttttttttggagacagagtctcactctgttgcccaggctggaatgcagtggtgtgatctcagctcaccgcgcccggctggtctTCTTGAGAGGATTAGAAAAGCTAAATGtacaaaataatttgtttattccacaagcattaattaaatatttacttactaGGTTCCAAGTACTGTGCTAGATACTAAGGATAAAAGAtgaggctgggcgtagtggctcaagcttgtaatcctagcactttgggaggctgaggtaggcagatcacctgaggttaggagttcaagaccagcttgaccaacatggtgaaaccccgtctctactaaaaatacaaaaaattaaccaggtgtggtggcacacgcctataatcccagctactcaggaggccgaggcaggagaattgcttgaaccagggaggtggaggttgtagtgagccgagatcacgccactgcactccagcctgggcaaccgaacaagactctgtctcaaaaaaattaaaattaaaaataggccaggtgtggtggttcatgcctataatcccagcactttgggaggccgaggcaggcagatcatctgaggtcaggagttcgagaccagcctggccaacgtggtgaaaccccgtctctactaaaaatataaaaattagccggtcatgttggcaggcacctgtaatcccagctactcgggtggctgaggcaggagaatcactttaaccagggaggtgaaggttgcagtgagtcaagatcacgccaatccactccaacctgggcgacagagtgagactctgtctccaaaaaaacaaataaataaataaaattaaataaaaatttaaaaaggatgaATTGTCCCAAATTTCTGTCTTTCAAAAGCTAATAATCTATtgggaaagataaataaaaggacACGTAtgcatactaatgtaagatgttaatgaCGGGAAACTAGGTATAGGTTATGTGAGAACTTCCTGTActatcttcacaatttttctttttctttctttttttttttttttttttaattaatttattttgtaggTCAGggatctctctgtgttgcccacactggtctcgaactcctgggctcaagcaatcctcctgcctcagactcccaaagtgctgggattacagacatgagccactacacctagcccacaatttttctataaatctaataatattctaaaacaaaaagtttattttttgctgggcacggtggcacatgcatatattcccagttattcaggaggcagGTGCAggtaaggcaagaggatcatgcaaacccaggagtttgaggctgtagtgcactatgatcatgcctatgaatagccactgcaccccagcctgggcagcatagtgagaccccgtctctaaaaaaaaaaaatcccacaaaaatCAGgtaggcacagtgactcatgcctgtaattccagcactgaggtggggggattgcttgagcccaggagtatgagaccagcctggctaacacataatgagaactcatctctattttatttaatttaattaattaatttatttatttatttatttatttatttgagatggagtcttgctctgtcacccaggctctagtgcagttgcgcgatctcagctcactgcaacctctacctccggggttcaagcgattctcctgcctcttcctcctgagtagctgggattacaggtgcctatcaccacgcccagctaattgtttttttgaagaccgagtctcactctgttgcccaggctggagtgcagtggcatgaacttggctcactgcaacctccacctcctgggttcaagcaattctgcctcagcctcctgagtagctgggactacaggtgcacgctgccacgcctggctaattttttgtattttagtacagacggggtttcaccatgttgcccaggctggtcttgaattcctgagctcaggcgatccacctgccttggcctcccaaagtgctaggattgcaggcatgagccaccacgcccagcctaatttttgtatttttagtagaaacagggtttcgccatgttggcgaggctggccacgaactcctgaccgcgggtgatctgcccacctcagcctcctaaagtgctggaattacagatgtgagcaaccGAGCCAGGCCCCTGTCTccatttaaaataagtaaattaaataatttttttttaagatttatgtttttaaaaaggaccCTAAAATCCAAGAGGCTCAGCTATTACCTTCAGCAAGTTACTTCTCTATGCCTCAATTTCATCACCCACAGTAAGGATAAAAATAGTATCTACTTCATGGGAtctttatgaggattaaattatttaatatacatgAAGTACTTAGAACTGTGCTTGACAGTAAGtgctactttattattattactactactacaaCTACTACTAAGGTATGAGAAGACTGCCAAGGGAGCACAGAGGAAGAGGCATCTTCCCCAGGGAAGGCTGGGAAAGGCCTCACAGAGGAGAGAAGCTGGGACTGAGTTTGAGATGAACAGGACTTATTCGGGTGGGCTGGGAGGAGAAAGCATCCTAGGGCAGGGGTTAGCGTGCCTGGAGGTGGGGAAAGCATGTTGGTCAGCAGAAGGCTGATAACTGAACATCATGCTCTAGGTTCTCTAGGAGAGCATTCAGAGGATAAAGGAGGGCATTGAAGCCAGAGGGGTTCAGGGCAGACCTTGAGAAGGTAAAGTGGGTCTGGAGCTGGCATTGAAGAATGGGTAGGATTTAGAGAACCTACCTAGAGCTGAGGACGGGTGGCGGCCAGGTAGGCCTGGAGGGCCTTGGTCCTCTCCTCTGGCCCTCCCAGAACTGTGCCCTCCTGGGCTGGGCCTGTCCCTGCCTCACAGTCTACCCCCGGCTCCCCAGCTGTCTGGAGTTCTTACTGGATAACGGTGCAGACCCCTCCCTGCGGGACAGGCAGGGCTACACAGCTGTGCACTATGCAGCCGCCTATGGCAACAGACAGAACCTCGAACTGGTATGTGTTGGGGCCCGGCCTGCAggaggggaggcaggggcagggcacAGGGTTTGTGGATTCCAAAACTAAGGGTTCAATCAAATGTGGTCTTTAGATCCGAGGCTTATTGGGGATTACTGCGAGTCGGGGACTGGGGTACTATCTTGGGAGTTCCAGAGTCTCAGCACCTActttcctgtcctttgcagctCTTAGAAATGTCCTTTAACTGCCTGGAGGATGTGGAGAGCACCATTCCAGTCAGCCCTTTGCACTTAGCTGTGAGTCCCACGTCTTTTTTCTGTTGCCTTCCTTGTCCTACCTGTTCCCAGGCCCTAACAAAGGTGCCAGCACTTGTGAAGTTAtccttccttctgcctttttGTGGGAGAGGGGATAAGCACAGTGCAGGGTAGGAAGCCTTAAGGGGCCCAAGGAGCTTGTCAAGGACTAAGACCTTGAGCTTCCCAGGGACCCCAAGagcagagaaggggaagggaggagcagGGAAGGTCCCGAGCTGTGTGCACTGGTTGCCTGCACCTTGCCAGGCCTACAACGGTCACTGTGAAGCCTTGAAGACGCTGGCGGAGACGCTGGTGAATCTGGACGTAAGGGACCACAAGGGCCGGACCGCACTCTTCCTGGCCACGGAGCGCGGCTCTACTGAGTGTGTGGAGGTGCTTACAGCCCATGGCGCCTCTGCCCTCATCAAGGAGCGCAAGCGCAAGTGGACGCCCCTGCACGCTGCTGGTTAGTGCCCACTTTAGGCTGCTGCCCTACCCTTGCCATGCCAGATCCCTCCTGGATGGGAATGGGGCTGGAAAGTGGAGTAGGGTGAGGAGAATGGAGACTTCAAGCCCTGATTCATAGCTTCCTATCCTCAGAGATTTCTCCCTGGCCCAGGTCTTTCTGTAACATTGACCCCAAGTCCTTTAGGCTTGACCttgcctcccttcttcctcctggccctgccctgacaCGGGGTCCCTTTCCCCTAGCTGCCTCTGGCCACACTGACTCCCTGCACTTGCTGATCGACAGTGGGGAACGAGCTGACATCACAGATGTCATGGATGCCTATGGACAGTGAGTGTGGGCCAGGGTGGGGTGCAGGTTTTCCAGTCCTTGCGGGATCCTCactcctcctcctgcccttctGTAGGACCCCACTGATGCTGGCCATCATGAATGGCCATGTGGACTGTGTACATCTGCTGCTAGAGAAAGGATCCACAGCTGATGCTGCTGACCTCCGGGGCCGCACTGCCCTCCACCGCGGGGTGAGTGAGCTTCTAGGGGGGATTGTTTGCACATGGGCCTCAGTGTGGGAGCATGGGACTCACCAGCAGTAGGGAATCCAATTGTCTAGGAGGCAAGCCAGGATTTTGTGccgtcttttttctttttctttttttttttttttttttgagacagggtctcactcccattgcccaggttggagtgcagtgacactatcacagctcactgcagccttgacttcctgggctcaggtgattctcgcacctcagcctcctaagtagctgaaaatataggcacatgccatcatgcccagctaatttttgtattttttgtagatatgggggtcTTAccatcttgcccaagctggtcttgaactcctgggttcaagtgatcctcccaccttggcctcccgaagtgctgggattacaggcatgagccaccagacccacGCTGTGCCCAGGATTTTATTGAGCTTTGTGCTTGCTCCAGGATGAGTCCCTGACGTCCCCAGCTGATTTCCCTGATAtctgtgctttgttttttattattattattattattattattattattattattgagatagagtctcgctctgttgcccaggctggagtgcagtggcgtgatctcagctcactgcaacctctgcctcctgggttcaagcgattctcctgcctcagcctcccgagtagctgggattacaggcgcctgccaccacgcctggctaatttttgtatttttagtagagacagtgtttcaccgtgttagccagggtagtCTCAATCTGCTGATGatgagatccacccgccttggcctcccaaagggttgggattacaggcgtgagccactgtgcctggccaatatctgTGCTTTGTAATCACGTACAACTGAGTGCTCACCACCCAGCCTCTACCTGGGATATCCTGCTGGCCCCAACCCATCGCATAATGTCGCCACAACCTAGATCCTCTTCCATGACCACCTGTCCTaagctgcctcctcctcccataAGATTTTTTGATCCCTTAGTCTCCTTCTCTCCATTTAGTCTTTCCAGTATTAACTCCAGAGCTCCAGTATTAACTCTTAGTATCCTAATTGTCTGCTGGCATAGAGAGAGTCAAGGAGGGAGATGTGGGTCCCTAATACTTAGAATTGTTGTTGtaaagggccgggcatggtggctcacgtctgtaatcccagcactttggaaggccaaggtgggcagatcacctgaagtcaggagtttgagtccagcctggccaacatggtgaaacttcgcctctactaaaaatacaaaaattaattgggcgtggtggtgcatgcctataatcccagctacttgggaggctgagacaggagaattgctggaacctgggaggcagaggttgcagtgagccaagatcgcaccattgcactccagcctgggtgacagagtgagactccgtctcaaaaaaaaaaagaattattgttTTAAAGACAAGGATTGaggccagtggctcatgcctgtaatcccagcactttgggaggccgaggcaggcggatcacgaggtgaggagatcaagaccatcctggctaacatggtgaaaccctgtctctactaaaaatacaaaaaaattagccgggcatggtggcacctgcctgtaatcccagctacttgggaggctgaggcaggagaatcgcttgaactggggaggcagaggttgcagtgagccgagattatgccactgcactccagcctgggcgacagagcaagactccgactccaaaaaaaaaaaaaaaaaaaagacaaggattgGAGCCCTGGAAGTGGTTCTTACTCCTGAGCCAGACTCCAGCAACAGGCCAGTGGAAAAGGAGGAGCTTTTCATCCCCCTCACACCCCCATGTTACTCACAGGCAGTGACTGGCTGTGAGGACTGCCTGGCTGCCCTGCTGGACCACGACGCATTTGTGCTGTGCCGAGACTTTAAGGGCCGCACGCCCATTCACCTGGCCTCAGCCTGTGGCCACACTGCAGTACTGCGGACCCTGCTGCAGGCTGCCCTTTCCACAGATCCCCTGGATGCCGGGGTGGATTACAGCGGATACTCGCCCATGCACTGGGCCTCCTACACTGGTACTAGACTGGGGCCTCCACAGGCACAGGAGCGTGTGTTGGAGTGTGTGTAGAGGGGGACAGGTGGGTTGTTGGGGGGGACCTGGGTTGATCTGAATCtggaagtggaatggagtgtcaaGACACAGGACAGACAGGGAACCTTGCCGTTTTTCTCCATCACTACTCTTCCTTCCTCGTGCCCAGGACATGAAGATTGTCTGGAGTTGTTACTTGAACACAGCCCGTTTTCATACCTGGAAGGAAACCCCTTCACTCCTTTGCACTGTGCAGTGTAAGTCCCTTCTGCTGCATCAGCCCTTCTCGCGAGGGCCCATGACTTGAGCTTAGGACAGGTAGACTACTTCCCTTGTCCTTCCTGATgacccctcctccctcttcctctagGATTAATAACCAAGACAGCACCACAGAGATGCTACTGGGAGCTCTGGGTGCCAAGATTGTGAACAGCCGAGATGCCAAAGGACGGTGAGTGATGGAAGACTTGGGAAGAATCCCAGTTGCCTCTGGCTTCCCCTTTCTGCTTGGGCAGTATACTCTTCCCTATTTTAATCTACCCTGATCCCTGCCTTACAGGACCCCCCTTCACGCCGCTGCCTTCGCGGACAATGTCTCTGGGCTCCGGATGCTGCTGCAGCATCAAGCCGAGGTGAACGCCACTGACCACACTGGCCGCACTGCGCTCATGACGGCGGCTGAGAACGGGCAGACCGCTGCTGTGGGTGTGTAGGGGCCACTTGTGGAAGGGAGGAGCTCCCCTGGGGCATTTGCAGGATGGGTCAGCCCTGCCTGTGGAggctggctggggctggggttcAGAAAGCAGGAGGGTTGTCTTTGGATGTCTCGCCATCTGCAGACGGGATGCAAAGTGGAGAGCCAGGATGGCTGCTGCTCTGGAGGGAGGGGTCAGTCCCTCTATCACATTTCtcttgtagaatttctgctgtATCGAGGGAAGGCAGACCTTACTGTGTTGGATGAGAACAAGAACACGGCCCTCCACTTGGCTTGTAGCAAGGTACTTACCTGAAGTGATTGGGGGACTGCATAAGGGGCAGAGCTTGATGAAGAGAGGTAGGTCTCGGTTGCAGAGGGGACTGGGGCAGAAGTGAGGATTGTCCAGCCTATCCGACTGGTTGGGCAGCTGTTTGTCCTCCTGTTACTCTCCCCAACTCCTGCCCTGCACCCTGCCACATTTCTACTTCACAAATCTCCACTCTCCGTTTCCCTCCCTCAGGGCCATGAGAAATGTGCCCTCATGATCCTGGCAGAAACCCAAGACCTTGGCCTTATCAATGCTACCAACAGTGCGCTGCAGATGTGAGTGCCTGGGGAAGGGGGCTTCTGGCTGGGGGAGGCCAGTGGGTGATGAAAGAGTGGCCGCTGTTCAGAGGCTCTCTGGAGCCCATTGTATTTGTTCAGCACCCTTGCCACCCTGTCTGGAGGTGGAAGGGCAGCTTAGCATCAagctccttctttttccttttttccaaggCCACTCCACATTGCTGCCCGGAATGGTCTAGCTTCTGTGGTACAGGCCCTGCTGAGTCGTGGGGCCACAGTGCTGGCTGTGGATGAAGAAGGTGGGTGGGGTCTGGGGCCCCATGCCTCTCTTGGGTTTGGGGTCAGGGACATTCTTCAGGAGGTGACTTCTTAATCTTGCTATACATGGGATTTTCTTCCCAAGGGAACTCTTCAGAGCAGGGAGCCCACACCAGTACTCTGGAGTCTCAGAGGGGAGCCTGCAGGGTCAGGAGGACTCCACACCCTAGGCTTTGACTCCCATGCCCGCCCTTTAACCTGTACTTAGAGAATCTGCCTGTCAGCCTTCCTGGGCCCTCGTCACCCTTGGATTCTGCCGCTGCTGGgtacctgcctgccttggctccctCCACAGAGAAGAGACTTCAGGGCTTGGGGGAGGCTGGCTAGGATACAGGACTCTGCCTCAGTTCTCCCCCTTGGCCCTGCAGGTCACACCCCAGCACTGGCCTGTGCCCCCAACAAAGATGTGGCAGACTGCCTGGCCTTGATCCTTTCCACCATGAAGCCTTTCCCACCCAAGGACGCCGTCAGTCCTTTCAGCTTCAGCCTGCTCAAGAACTGCAGCATTGCAGCCGCCAAGACGGTGGGTGGCTGCGGCGCCCTGCCCCATGGGGCCTCCTGCCCCTACAGCCAGGAGCGGCCCGGCGCCATTGGGTTAGATGGCTGCTACTCTGAGTAGCCCCCTCCAGTGTCCCTCCCCCGCCGGTGGCTTGATAtctaattctatttatttagaaaaagtcTAAACATTTAGGGCACTTTAAAGGAGAACACGACTGGGTGGAGGGGGCGGAGGGGAAGGAAGCCCTGGGGAGCAGCTGCTCACCCCTTTGCCACACCATCTTGGCCTGGCAGGGGTCTGGGACTGACAGGGAGCAC
The Pan troglodytes isolate AG18354 chromosome 10, NHGRI_mPanTro3-v2.0_pri, whole genome shotgun sequence genome window above contains:
- the ANKRD52 gene encoding serine/threonine-protein phosphatase 6 regulatory ankyrin repeat subunit C isoform X3 translates to MSGANVNAKDTLWLTPLHRAAASRNEKVLGLLLAHSADVNARDKLWQTPLHVAAANRATKCAEALAPLLSSLNVADRSGRSALHHAVHSGHLETVNLLLNKGASLNVCDKKERQPLHWAAFLGHLEVLKLLVARGADLGCKDRKGYGLLHTAAASGQIEVVKYLLRMGAEIDEPNAFGNTALHIACYLGQDAVAIELVNAGANVNQPNDKGFTPLHVAAVSTNGALCLELLVNNGADVNYQSKEGKSPLHMAAIHGRFTRSQILIQNGSEIDCADKFGNTPLHVAARYGHELLISTLMTNGADTARRGIHDMFPLHLAVLFGFSDCCRKLLSSGQLYSIVSSLSNEHVLSAGFDINTPDNLGRTCLHAAASGGNVECLNLLLSSGADLRRRDKFGRTPLHYAAANGSYQCAVTLVTAGAGVNEADCKGCSPLHYAAASDTYRRAEPHTPSSHDAEEDEPLKESRRKEAFFCLEFLLDNGADPSLRDRQGYTAVHYAAAYGNRQNLELLLEMSFNCLEDVESTIPVSPLHLAAYNGHCEALKTLAETLVNLDVRDHKGRTALFLATERGSTECVEVLTAHGASALIKERKRKWTPLHAAAASGHTDSLHLLIDSGERADITDVMDAYGQTPLMLAIMNGHVDCVHLLLEKGSTADAADLRGRTALHRGAVTGCEDCLAALLDHDAFVLCRDFKGRTPIHLASACGHTAVLRTLLQAALSTDPLDAGVDYSGYSPMHWASYTGHEDCLELLLEHSPFSYLEGNPFTPLHCAVINNQDSTTEMLLGALGAKIVNSRDAKGRTPLHAAAFADNVSGLRMLLQHQAEVNATDHTGRTALMTAAENGQTAAVEFLLYRGKADLTVLDENKNTALHLACSKGHEKCALMILAETQDLGLINATNSALQMPLHIAARNGLASVVQALLSRGATVLAVDEEGHTPALACAPNKDVADCLALILSTMKPFPPKDAVSPFSFSLLKNCSIAAAKTVGGCGALPHGASCPYSQERPGAIGLDGCYSE